One window of Magallana gigas chromosome 2, xbMagGiga1.1, whole genome shotgun sequence genomic DNA carries:
- the LOC109621112 gene encoding uncharacterized protein produces MEAARFPELNVEELSELLDNKDSKNTKNAIKMAVNVLISYCVSKNIIFSDFEKLPLDSLCEHFKTFYASARNQKGGFYSKKSIISLRYGIQCHFLKIRDIDIVNNDAFKPANLLFQAMMVKLKQVGMGSSEHKPPIEADDMAVLYTAFDLENPSDLQNKVFLDFMIYFCNRGRENLRELKKQDFKFHGSGPNKFVTLRDHSTKNHQGNSTDTDESQGGRLYTVPNNVLCPMKSIEKYLAVLNPNCDSFWQRPKTKEKKTEVVWYENTPVGKNTLGNKMKVLSEKYKLSKSYTNHSLRATTITLLDEEGFEARHIMSISGHKSETSIKHYSRTGESKKRMIAETISNKILGNPTAKKSQEEPKGKTGNQSTYEHMKKNALYSKLSFQNLIHRTRHLLPLVPAVPPMFRKY; encoded by the exons ATGGAGGCAGCGAGATTCCCCGAGTTAAATGTAGAAGAGTTGAGTGAGCTATTGGATAACAAAGATTCAAAAAATACGAAAAACGCCATTAAAATGGCTGTGAATGTGCTGATTTCTTATTGCGTGagtaaaaacattattttttcggATTTTGAGAAGCTTCCATTGGACTCTCTGTGTGagcattttaaaacattttatgcatCTGCGAGAAACCAAAAGGGAGGATTTTACTCGAAAAAGTCTATAATAAGTTTACGATACGGAATTCAATgccattttctcaaaattagaGACATAGACATTGTTAATAACGATGCATTTAAGCCAGCAAATCTTCTGTTTCAAGCAATGATGGTAAAACTGAAACAAGTAGGAATGGGGTCCAGTGAACATAAACCCCCTATTGAAGCTGACGACATGGCTGTACTTTACACAGCATTCGATCTGGAAAACCCTAGTGATCTTCAAAACAAGGTATTCCTCGATTTCATGATATATTTCTGCAACCGAGGCAGAGAGAACTTGAGGGAACTTAAAAAACAGGACTTTAAATTCCATGGTTCTGGTCCAAATAAGTTTGTGACTTTAAGGGACCACTCTACAAAAAATCACCAAGGAAATTCAACAGATACTGATGAAAGTCAGGGTGGGCGGTTGTACACTGTACCAAACAATGTTTTGTGCCCAATGAAATCTATTGAGAAGTATTTAGCTGTACTCAACCCTAATTGTGATTCATTTTGGCAACGTcctaaaacaaaagaaaagaaaacagagGTTGTCTGGTATGAAAATACTCCTGTTGGTAAAAACACATTgggaaataaaatgaaagttttaagTGAGAAGTACAAGTTAAGCAAATCTTACACAAACCATTCTTTGCGCGCCACTACAATTACACTGTTGGATGAGGAAGGGTTTGAGGCAAGGCATATCATGTCAATTTCTGGACACAAATCTGAGACAAGTATAAAACATTACAGCAGAACAGGTGAATCCAAAAAGAGGATGATAGCAGAAACAATTAGTAACAAAATTCTAG GGAACCCAACAGCAAAAAAGAGCCAGGAAGAGCCAAAAGGAAAAACAGGTAATCAATctacatatgaacatatgaagAAGAACGCGCTTTACTCCAAACTATCCTTCCAGAATCTGATTCACCGAACCCGTCACTTGTTGCCACTAGTACCAGCAGTTCCACCTATGTTCAGAAAGTACTAA
- the LOC117681192 gene encoding mesotocin receptor-like, with product MSTNDSGTNVEENIYRMHILVFDAFLLTLVLVGNISVLVVIINDGQKSRMNVYIKNLAVADLLCGLFYIVPRIVVHVNNDQFYGGNTICKMQEYFGNVGIFGSNTIVVALSLDRLYLVLRPLGSLAVRGKSAMMPCILCWMIAAIESVTGPIVFEYNDVIKYCTLWLNGTELKIYFTTIFVVVFIIPTMILAVCYSVIAYIIWSVSKREGGIQLKENPSSGHQHSSLLNSRQSSHSSGSEQRDTTISKSQIKTIKMTFVIVIAFFCCWAPYMIVNLLFIFGIIIIPDQVSIFINGLLPLNSVVNPLIYAVFSSRVFKRFRNKLTRRLPTTRTTRRTENWKM from the exons ATGTCTACGAATGATAGTGGGACAAATGTAGAAGAGAATATTTATAGA ATGCATATTTTAGTCTTTGACGCGTTTCTTCTGACTTTGGTTCTGGTTGGGAACATCTCCGTTCTAGTAGTCATTATCAATGACGGCCAAAAGTCAAGAATGAACGTGTACATAAAGAATTTGGCTGTTGCAG ATTTACTTTGTGGACTATTCTACATTGTCCCTCGTATCGTGGTGCACGTTAATAATGATCAGTTTTATGGAGGAAACACAATTTGTAAAATGCAAGAATATTTTGGG AATGTTGGTATTTTTGGTTCGAACACGATTGTGGTTGCCTTGAGCTTGGATCGTTTGTACCTGGTTCTCAGACCTTTGGGGAGTTTAGCAGTTAGAG GGAAAAGTGCAATGATGCCTTGTATTCTGTGCTGGATGATTGCAGCTATTGAGTCTGTAACAGGTCCTATTGTTTTTGAATACAATGatgtaattaaatattgtaCGCTATGGCTCAACGGAACCGAATTGAAG ATTTACTTCACTACGATCTTCGTTGTCGTCTTCATCATCCCAACGATGATCCTGGCAGTCTGTTATTCGGTCATTGCCTACATCATCTGGAGCGTGTCAAAGAGAGAAG GAGGAatacaattaaaagaaaacccaTCTTCTGGCCATCAGCATTCTAGTTTGCTAAATTCAAGACAAAGTAGTCACTCCTCTGGCTCGGAACAAAGAGATACAACAATTTCAAAATCACAGATAAAGACAATCAAGATGACGTTTGTGATAGTCATAG CTTTTTTCTGCTGCTGGGCACCCTATATGATAGTCAACCTACTCTTCATATTCGGCATTATAATAATCCCAGATCAAGTCAGCATATTCATCAATGGCCTCTTGCCTTTGAACTCGGTCGTTAATCCACTCATCTATGCAGTATTCAGTTCTCGTGTTTTCAAGCGATTCAG aaataaattgaCAAGACGTCTGCCAACCACGAGAACAACCAGAAGAACGGAGAATTGGAAGATGTGA